A single window of Rubripirellula lacrimiformis DNA harbors:
- a CDS encoding lysophospholipid acyltransferase family protein translates to MTLTSHAIVLLAKLFSGFTVRWVDCQPDTCQRIYFANHTSHLDAVVLWSALPRELRAVTRPVAAKDYWSTGWFKPHLARSFNALLVDRKEIKVHKSPIDIMLKQMGDVYSLIMFPEGGRSSGEADMTDFKSGLFYMAKKRPDLELVPVYIDNVNRILPRGEVLPVPLLSCITIGPPIFLETGEPKHDFLRRARASVQRLKDL, encoded by the coding sequence ATGACGCTTACCAGCCACGCCATTGTATTGCTGGCCAAGTTGTTCAGTGGGTTTACGGTCCGTTGGGTCGACTGCCAGCCGGACACTTGCCAGCGAATCTATTTCGCCAACCACACCAGCCACCTAGACGCTGTCGTGTTGTGGTCGGCGCTGCCACGTGAACTTCGCGCGGTCACGCGGCCGGTTGCGGCCAAAGACTATTGGTCCACCGGCTGGTTCAAACCGCATCTGGCCCGCAGTTTCAATGCATTGCTGGTCGATCGCAAAGAGATCAAGGTTCACAAGAGCCCGATCGACATCATGTTGAAACAGATGGGCGATGTCTATTCGCTGATCATGTTCCCCGAGGGCGGTCGTTCGTCGGGCGAAGCCGACATGACGGATTTCAAAAGTGGCCTGTTCTACATGGCCAAAAAGCGGCCTGATTTGGAATTGGTGCCCGTCTATATCGACAATGTGAACCGGATTCTGCCGCGTGGCGAGGTTTTGCCCGTGCCGCTGCTGAGCTGCATCACGATTGGCCCCCCCATTTTCTTGGAAACCGGGGAACCGAAACACGATTTTCTGAGGCGGGCCCGGGCATCCGTCCAGCGGCTAAAAGATCTGTAG